One genomic window of Stieleria sp. JC731 includes the following:
- the tilS gene encoding tRNA lysidine(34) synthetase TilS, translating to MSDGVDNSSSWDQIQEAFQASFPTHKYSDVGVVIGCSGGADSVALLRTVVERLSQHAQRQLRSGTQTRSTACRGFVVVAHFNHALRGSQSEGDHEFVVNLAGQLGVQVVTRRGSGNRSDEDYARRQRYGFFREVLQQHGARYLMLGHNLEDNVETVLFRLMRGTGPAGLAGIAPFREFSSDEDGRDFVIARPMLSLSRELIRQGMRSEGYAWRDDASNESDQYSRNWIRNELLPKMAEQFPDVTQGITRAIASQRQWAETIGRLADDWLDKNLVSDEPLVLRRSDELEKQDAAVTVEALRVCFQKNQLPLRSMSQLHWQRLLELICGSGSGSIHLPGAIVAVRESATIRIYRDQQA from the coding sequence ATGTCCGACGGTGTCGACAATTCATCTTCCTGGGACCAGATTCAAGAAGCTTTCCAGGCTAGCTTCCCAACGCACAAGTATAGCGATGTTGGTGTGGTCATCGGTTGCAGTGGCGGCGCCGATAGCGTTGCCCTGTTGCGAACCGTTGTCGAGCGATTGAGTCAGCATGCCCAGCGACAACTCCGGTCGGGCACGCAAACGCGATCGACAGCGTGTCGCGGTTTTGTTGTCGTCGCCCATTTCAATCATGCTTTGCGCGGATCCCAATCCGAAGGCGATCACGAATTCGTTGTCAATCTTGCCGGGCAACTGGGCGTCCAAGTGGTTACTCGCCGCGGTTCTGGCAATCGCAGCGATGAAGACTATGCCCGTCGTCAACGATATGGCTTTTTCCGAGAAGTGCTGCAGCAACATGGGGCTCGCTACCTGATGCTGGGGCACAACCTTGAAGACAACGTCGAAACCGTCCTGTTTCGATTGATGCGTGGGACTGGGCCGGCGGGATTGGCCGGGATCGCCCCATTTCGTGAGTTCTCGTCCGACGAAGACGGGCGCGACTTTGTCATCGCCCGTCCGATGCTTTCGCTTTCCCGAGAGCTTATTCGCCAGGGAATGCGTTCTGAGGGATATGCCTGGCGTGATGATGCATCGAATGAATCCGATCAATACAGCCGAAACTGGATTCGCAATGAGCTTTTGCCAAAGATGGCGGAACAATTTCCTGACGTCACACAGGGTATCACTCGGGCCATTGCTTCGCAGCGTCAGTGGGCAGAGACGATCGGTCGCTTGGCCGACGACTGGTTGGACAAGAATCTTGTCAGCGATGAACCGCTGGTGCTCCGCCGCAGCGATGAACTAGAGAAGCAAGACGCGGCGGTCACTGTGGAGGCTCTTCGTGTTTGTTTCCAGAAAAACCAGTTGCCACTACGTTCGATGAGTCAGCTTCATTGGCAGCGTCTGTTGGAACTGATCTGCGGCAGCGGCTCGGGAAGCATTCATTTGCCGGGGGCGATCGTCGCAGTGCGTGAATCGGCGACGATTCGAATCTATCGAGATCAGCAGGCTTGA
- a CDS encoding DUF5989 family protein, whose translation MSDHNEIETRGVPAESKPAKDSASVAEKTFEDQAASPDPGLIEEFVWFLRYNKKWWLLPIVVVLLLLVALAFVTTSPAAPFIYTLF comes from the coding sequence ATGTCGGATCACAACGAGATAGAAACGCGAGGTGTGCCCGCGGAATCTAAGCCTGCGAAAGACAGCGCGTCAGTTGCAGAAAAGACATTTGAGGACCAAGCCGCGTCGCCCGATCCGGGTTTGATCGAAGAGTTCGTTTGGTTTTTGCGCTACAACAAGAAGTGGTGGTTGCTGCCGATTGTCGTGGTGCTGCTACTGTTGGTCGCCCTGGCGTTCGTCACGACTTCGCCAGCGGCGCCGTTCATTTACACGCTATTTTAG
- a CDS encoding sulfotransferase domain-containing protein, which produces MEPSPLPRDISFSESVYSIENTSDEDVFVAGYPKSGNTLLQHCIAHLIHGLNESAGRTLVHLTVPDVHANSHYFRLQDRCFFKTHDLPKKHHRNVIYIVRDGREAMLSYYHMLRNMGHDVSHSDVYLGQLEVFGGQWHTHVASWESNPFNANLLWLRYEDMKFDKPNQLRRICEFLELERSKQEIAEVARLTSFEHMQQVERRSDWVRQNMVVFKKPGGFVRRGAIDSYREEVAPELVSAFESRSASVLQRHYPDSNSGSLLKKAG; this is translated from the coding sequence ATGGAACCAAGTCCTTTGCCCCGGGACATTTCCTTTTCTGAATCCGTTTATTCCATTGAAAACACGTCAGACGAAGATGTCTTTGTCGCTGGGTATCCGAAATCGGGTAATACCTTGCTGCAGCATTGCATCGCGCACCTGATCCATGGATTGAATGAGTCCGCTGGCCGGACGCTCGTTCATCTAACGGTGCCAGATGTCCATGCGAATTCGCACTATTTTCGGTTGCAAGATCGTTGTTTCTTCAAAACGCACGACTTACCAAAGAAGCATCATCGCAACGTGATTTACATTGTGCGTGATGGACGGGAAGCCATGCTGTCGTACTATCACATGTTGCGAAACATGGGCCATGACGTTTCACACAGTGACGTCTACTTAGGCCAACTAGAAGTCTTTGGCGGACAGTGGCATACGCATGTTGCCAGTTGGGAATCGAACCCCTTTAACGCCAATCTTCTTTGGTTGCGTTACGAGGACATGAAGTTCGACAAGCCGAACCAGCTCAGGCGGATTTGCGAATTTCTAGAGCTCGAAAGAAGTAAGCAAGAAATTGCGGAAGTCGCTCGCCTGACATCATTTGAGCACATGCAGCAGGTAGAACGGCGCAGTGACTGGGTCAGGCAGAACATGGTCGTGTTCAAGAAGCCCGGTGGGTTTGTTCGCCGAGGTGCCATCGATTCCTACCGGGAAGAGGTGGCGCCAGAGTTAGTGTCCGCGTTTGAATCGCGAAGCGCATCGGTGCTGCAGCGACACTATCCGGATTCCAATAGCGGTTCGTTGCTGAAGAAAGCGGGCTGA
- the rny gene encoding ribonuclease Y — MALFFEPLLASSLDENFFVYSLAGVLAGAVLMMGYQRWKYTVYKIKLAERADEILNEANRQAESMKSQIVLEAKEEALEIKSKGETELADARRSQHAREEKLDRRSEQLDVQEADLRKQQRGLENAQQRLDSGLKMLTNKREELGKLEEQQKRLLEAISGMTRAEAKEQLLEVLNEELEHERGKVLLKQKKQITEAAKEQSRQMLLTAMQRYSSAFTADSTTSTVDVPTDDMKGRIIGREGRNIRAFEKATGIDVIIDDTPGVVIVSGFDPVRREIARRSLTTLIADGRIHPSKIEEVVSETQREINELIMQKGREAADEVNVPGLHDRLIELLGRLHFRTSYSQNVLRHSIEVAFLSGMIAEMLGMNGDVARRCGLLHDIGKAADHELEGGHPKIGADILRRHNESAEVVHAAFGHHDEIVIEHPFTMVVATADACSASRPGARRESLERYIKRMEELEAIAKRFEGVREAYAISAGRELRVIVDSTSTNDEQSAVICHEIAKAFERELMYPGEIKVTVLRESTFTEIAK; from the coding sequence ATGGCACTTTTCTTCGAGCCGCTGCTCGCTTCATCACTGGACGAGAACTTCTTCGTCTACTCCCTTGCTGGCGTTCTCGCCGGTGCAGTGTTGATGATGGGTTACCAGCGATGGAAATACACCGTTTACAAAATCAAATTGGCCGAGCGGGCTGATGAAATCCTCAACGAGGCCAACCGTCAAGCTGAATCGATGAAGTCTCAGATCGTCCTGGAAGCCAAAGAAGAGGCTCTGGAGATCAAATCGAAAGGCGAAACGGAACTTGCAGACGCTCGTCGCAGCCAGCACGCCCGCGAAGAAAAACTCGATCGGCGCAGCGAACAGCTCGATGTCCAAGAAGCGGACCTGCGAAAACAGCAACGTGGACTTGAAAATGCTCAGCAACGCCTCGATTCGGGGCTGAAAATGCTGACCAATAAACGAGAAGAACTGGGGAAACTTGAAGAGCAACAAAAACGACTTCTCGAAGCAATCTCCGGAATGACTCGGGCGGAAGCCAAAGAGCAATTGCTCGAAGTCCTCAACGAAGAACTCGAACACGAACGTGGAAAAGTCCTTCTCAAGCAGAAAAAGCAAATCACCGAAGCGGCCAAAGAACAGAGCCGTCAAATGCTGCTGACTGCCATGCAGCGGTATTCGTCTGCCTTTACCGCCGACAGCACGACCAGCACCGTCGATGTCCCCACCGACGACATGAAGGGACGAATTATCGGACGCGAAGGTCGAAACATCCGAGCGTTCGAAAAGGCAACCGGAATCGACGTCATCATCGATGATACCCCCGGCGTCGTTATCGTCAGCGGTTTCGATCCCGTTCGCCGCGAAATTGCCCGTCGATCACTGACCACTCTCATTGCGGACGGACGGATCCACCCATCAAAAATCGAAGAGGTCGTCAGCGAGACCCAGCGTGAAATCAACGAACTGATCATGCAAAAGGGCCGTGAAGCCGCCGACGAAGTCAACGTGCCAGGCCTTCACGATCGCCTGATCGAACTGCTTGGCCGGCTGCACTTCCGCACCTCCTACAGCCAAAACGTCCTCCGCCACAGTATCGAAGTCGCATTCCTCTCGGGCATGATTGCCGAAATGCTCGGCATGAACGGCGACGTCGCACGTCGATGTGGGCTGCTGCACGACATCGGAAAAGCCGCCGATCATGAACTCGAAGGCGGACACCCCAAAATCGGGGCTGACATCCTTCGTCGGCACAACGAATCCGCCGAAGTCGTCCATGCCGCTTTCGGCCACCACGACGAAATCGTCATCGAACACCCTTTCACCATGGTGGTCGCGACCGCGGACGCATGCAGTGCTTCGCGCCCCGGTGCTCGTCGTGAATCGCTGGAACGCTACATCAAACGCATGGAAGAACTCGAAGCGATCGCCAAACGCTTCGAGGGCGTTCGCGAAGCCTACGCGATCAGCGCCGGCCGAGAACTTCGAGTGATCGTCGACAGTACTTCAACGAACGACGAACAGTCCGCTGTCATCTGCCATGAAATTGCCAAGGCTTTCGAAAGAGAGCTGATGTACCCAGGCGAAATCAAAGTCACCGTGCTCCGCGAAAGCACGTTTACAGAAATCGCCAAATAG
- the rsmH gene encoding 16S rRNA (cytosine(1402)-N(4))-methyltransferase RsmH, with translation MDDADYSSGSCHVSVMPDEIVEWVAGCNPKVVIDGTFGGGGHSRRMIDAIDSVELVIGLDRDPAVLKRVEQESVDRLSVFLASYEQAAKALEVCEVDRCDAMVLDLGLSSDQLADRERGFSFQFDGPLDLRFDPENGIPASEWLARQSEKEIADAIYQFGEERFSRRIAREIVAAAKRREHVRTVQQLADICRRCVPRSKNHDIHPATRTFQALRIVVNDELGILTRTLSAAPDWLSQGGRMVVISFHSLEDRIVKQAFRDDDRWNVLTKKPLRPTDAETAANPRARSAKLRIAERC, from the coding sequence ATGGACGACGCGGATTATTCGTCAGGTTCTTGCCACGTTTCCGTGATGCCTGACGAAATCGTCGAATGGGTCGCTGGATGCAATCCTAAAGTGGTGATCGATGGGACGTTCGGTGGTGGCGGTCATAGCCGCCGAATGATCGACGCGATTGACTCGGTTGAACTTGTCATTGGGCTCGATCGAGACCCAGCGGTTCTAAAGCGTGTCGAGCAGGAAAGTGTTGATCGATTGAGCGTTTTCTTGGCGAGTTACGAACAGGCAGCTAAGGCGCTGGAGGTCTGTGAAGTTGATCGCTGTGACGCAATGGTTCTGGACTTAGGTTTGTCGAGCGATCAGTTGGCCGACCGTGAACGCGGATTTAGTTTCCAGTTCGATGGTCCACTCGATTTAAGGTTTGATCCTGAGAACGGGATTCCGGCTAGCGAATGGCTCGCTCGCCAAAGCGAAAAAGAGATTGCGGATGCGATCTATCAATTCGGTGAAGAGCGATTCAGTCGACGGATCGCGCGAGAGATCGTTGCCGCGGCAAAGCGGCGCGAGCATGTGCGTACGGTTCAGCAGCTTGCAGATATCTGTCGACGATGTGTCCCGCGATCGAAGAACCATGATATTCATCCGGCAACGCGAACCTTCCAGGCGCTGCGGATTGTGGTGAATGATGAGCTAGGAATCCTGACACGGACTCTTAGTGCGGCCCCCGATTGGCTTAGCCAAGGCGGTCGCATGGTGGTGATCAGTTTCCACTCGCTGGAAGATCGCATCGTCAAGCAAGCCTTTCGAGATGACGATCGTTGGAACGTGTTGACAAAGAAACCGCTACGACCAACCGATGCTGAGACCGCAGCCAATCCCAGGGCCCGCAGTGCAAAACTACGCATCGCTGAACGGTGTTAA